The Planctomycetota bacterium nucleotide sequence GCAACCGCGACAGCACCGAATAGGCGTCCACGACCGGCGGCGACGGCGGATAGTACCGGCGGTAATAGGCTGGATAGTGGTAATACGCCAGTTGCCGCTCGCGCCACCGAGTCCACGCGTCGTGCAGCAACTGGGTCAACTCGCGGTACTCGGGCCGACCCGCCAGGTTGCTTTGCTCGCCGGGGTCGACCGCCACGTCAAATAACATTTCTTGCTGCGTGGCGCGATTGCGGATGAACTTCCACCGCCCAGCCAACAGCAGCGCATCGGCATGGGCCAGCGGGTTCTCGACGTGGAAGTAAAGCGTCCGCGCGCTGGTCGCCGGTCGATCGGGGCGGAACACGTCGAGCCCTTGAAAGTTCGGATGCGCCGGCCAGCCCGCCAGCCCTAGCACGCTGGGCGCCAAGTCGATCAACTCGACCGGATAGTCATCGACGCGCGGCTTGGCGAGTCGCGGCGCGTGCAACACACACGCCACGCGCAACGTCGGCTCCATCGGCAAGCCGGCGTGCGTGACCGAATTGTTCTCGTGGAATGCTTCGCCGTTCTCGCCCATCACGACCAGGATCGTGTTGTCCAGTTGTCCCTGGTCACGTAGCGATTGGACCAGGCGGCCCAATTGCGCGTCGGTGTAGTGCAGCGCGTTGTAGTACGCGTTGCGGACCACGTCGACCTTGTCCGGCGGGTAATAGGCAAACGAAGCCGGAAAGTCGATCGCGGCCGGCGCGAACGGCCGCACGGCGCTGGCCGGCACGTCGTAAGGAAAATGCGAGCTCTGGAAATTGACGCTCAGAAAGTACGGCCGGCCGGCGCCGGTTTGCTCGCCGATCCAGCGCGCAGCCACGTCGGCCGTGTGCGCGTCATCGAGTTTGCCGGCGCGCAGCTCGCCGTGGACGATCTCGTAGGCAAAGCCGCCGTCGCGGCCGTCGAACGCCGTCGGTTGCTGGCTCCGCTCGGCATCGTAGAACAGATCGAGCTGCGGCGTGTTGAGAAACTGGTACATCTTGCCCCAGTTCTCGTTCTGTGATGAGATGATCGCCGTCGCATAGCCCGCCGGCTTCAGGCAATCGTAAATGCATGTCTTGGGCCAGGGGTCGTCGGCGCGATAATAATGGTGCCGGCGCGTCCGCAAGGGATACAACGACGACACGATGCACACATCGGCATAGTCCGAGTGCGTGCTCTGCGAATAGGCCCGCGTCCATTGCACCCCGCCGCGCGCCAGCGCATTCAAGTGGGGCGTCACCTCGCGTCCCTGGTGGACCAGGCCGACCACGTCGTGCCGCAACGATTCGACCGCCACAAAGATGATCGACGGGCGATCCGGGCGCGCCGCGAGCGTTGCCACCTCGCGAATTGGCCGCAGTTCCCGCTCGTCGAGCACCGGCTCGATCGGTTCGGCCACCACGCCGCGCAAGCCGCTGAACATCAACGTCAGCGTGGGATTCAACTGATTGATCAGGCTTTCGTGCCGCAGCACGAGTTGGCTGTGTGAGGTCCGCGCCGGTCGGAATGTGCCGATCGTCAATGGCACCACCAACAGCGCCAACCAGGCGCACCACCGGCGCAAGGCCAGGCGGCGTGACAGTCCGGCCCCGGGCGTCCAATGCGCCGCGACAAACCGCGGCCAGAGCGCCACCCCCGCGACCACGATGGCAACCAACGCTGCGACGGCAATCACCAGCGATTGCACTTCGGAGCGAAGCAGGTAGTTCGCCAACAGCGACTCGCGCGCGTTGGCGACGATGAACTCGATGGCCTCGCGGCTGGCAAAGCTGCCCGTCTGCAGGTACATCCCCCAACTCGCCAGATAGACCGCCAGCAGAGTGACACCCCCGACTGCGCCAACGGTATAAGACATCCACCGCGCCAGGCGCGGCCACCCGCGCGCCACGTGAACCAATCCGCGCGAAGCCAGCCACAGGAACCACACGCCCCCCAGCCAAAGCCAGGCGATGCAGAGCGCGACTTGGCACGTCCACGCGAGACCAAATTGGAAGACATTGTCCGCGCGCCGACTCAGCAGCCAGCATTCGACGCCCACCCCCAGGATCGTCACGGCCAGCGCGCCGGCATTTGGCGCAAGATATTGCCAAGGACGCCACCGCGCTCGCGCTTCGCTGTCGGCGAGGGTCGCCTCGCCGCCGGCCAGTGACGCTCGGGACCGGACGCCGAAGACCAGCGCGTTGACCCAGCTAAGCTTGCGCCGCAGCAGCCGATCGCATCGATCGGCCACGCGCATGGACCACGCACGTGCGGTGCTCGTTTCGTGCTGGCCGCGCCAAGCGACGACCGCCGTCAAGGCAAATACCGCGCACAAGGCATGGAAATGCCAGGACAACAGCAACAATACCTGGGCCGCGCTCGCCTGGCCTTGCACCCACACGAACCAGAGCGCCTCGGGGTTGAACCAAATGGCGAACAAGGCGGCGTTCAAGCACCAACGCACGGGCCCGCGCGCGCTCACTCGCCCGTCGAGCAACACCAGCGGCGTCATCAACAGCAGCAGGTAATGATTCCAGCAGATTGGCGACAACAGCGTCATCGCCACGACGGCCGCCGCGAATGAAGCGCCGCCGGGGTCGTCACGCTCGCGCCAGGCCAGCCACGCCACTAGACCTGCGACCGCCCCGACCGATACCACAGCGCCCGTCCAAGCCAGCGGCGGGCAGTAGAACAACGGAGCGGTCTGGCCGCTCCAACCGGCAAACAGCTTGAACCAGAACGCCAGCAGCGATTGATTCCCCCACCAGTCGCAATAGCTCAACACCTCGGGGAGCGATTGCCCAAAGAAGTCGCGATACGTTGACGACCCGAACAGCAGCAGCGCCGCGAGATTCCACAACAGAAAACAGCCGCCAGCAACCCACAGAGTGGACCACCGCCGCCGGGCCAGGAAGTACAACAGCAAGAAGGCTGGGAACCATTTCAACGCAATCGCGGTCCCCAGCCAGACGCCGGCCTGGCGATGACGCCCGGCGCGCGCCGCGCGATCGGCACCCACCAGCAGCACCAGCACCCAGATGGTCAGTTGTCCCATCGAGACATGCTGAAACAACGGACTTCCCATCAGCGCCATGACCGGCCACAGCGCTTGAAAGCGCCCGCCGCGCCAGGCGTCACGACTGACGAGCCATCCCAGCGCAACGACCGCCGCCAACGAAAGCAGGTTCCACAGCAAGAACGCGCGCCGATATTCCAGCCAGCCGAACGGCAGGGTCATCAGCACACTGGTCGGAGGATGCGCGTTGACGTTGACGAACACGCGCTGGCTGCCGGCGCGATAGTTCAGATAGCGCTCGGCGGTTTCTTGTTGCGGGGTGTAGATCGGCTGGCCGGTGAAGAAGTTCCTGGCCGAGGCCCACTCCTGGAAGAAGTCACCGACCCGGTCGTACCGCAACAGGGCTCGCGAGTAGCCGCTGCCATAAGCGCCGACGGTGAACGCCACGGCCAGTAGTGTGACGATCCACTGCGCACCGGTAGCGGCCCGCGCGGTCGGCGGCGACGGTCGTTGCTGGGCAGTAGCCAAGAAACCCTTCCTCCCAAAGAGGTTAAGGTGGAACAATATGCCATAGTAAATTAAGTAAAATACATAAACAAGACAGATAGCGAAGACTGGCGAGAAGCCTCCGCTACGCATTCGGCCTCTGCTATCCGACTCGGAAAATGGCGGGAAAATCGCTGGGCGACCTTCGGAAGGCCTGGATGGCACGACCCAAGCGCAGCGCAGGGCGTGGGGAATCGCCAAGCGGAATGCGGGGGTCGTAGCCACTTCCCCAGGCCCGAAGGACGGACCTCGCACACGCATTTCGTGATACAAAACGCCGGTTCGTGCGTCATATATGTAGTGTTTTGCCTTGTCCGGCGCGCAGGGAGGTTTCCCCCGTGGCACCCACGCCCACTGCAACGGCTCAGGATGCGCACTCGTCGAACGGCGCATCGCCACATCGTATCGCCCGAAACGGAGCGTCATTGGAAGACGAGACGTCCAATGCCGACGATGCCAGCGACAACCTGCCCGGCGAACACTCGGCGCGCTCCGAAACGACGCAACCCGCCATCGAACCCGGCTCGGCCGAGCATCGCGCCTGGGTGCTGGCCTTGCTCGATCAGCACGAGGCGAGACTGACGCGCTATGCCCAGCGCTTGACGCGCGATCTGAACTCGGCCCGCGACGTGGTGCAACACGCCTTCGTCGCGTTGTGCGCCGAGCCCCCGCAAAAGATTCGCCAGCCAGCCGCCTGGCTCTACACAGCCTGCTACCGGCGCGCGCTCGATGTGCTGCGTCAGGCCGAGCGGACAATTCTACAGGCACATTTCGGCACGGATGAAGATGCCGACCAGCCGAACGTCACCAGCCGCGAGCCCGATCCCAGCGCGCTCTGTGAACAGCGCGACACATCGGAGCTGTTGCGGCGGATCGTCGATCAACTTCCCGACAACCAGCGGCAGGTGATCCTGCTCTGGTGCGAAGGATTTCGCTATCGCGAGATCAGTCAAATCACCGGCCATGGTGAGTCGTACGTACGCGTTCTCGCTCAGCGCGCGCTGAACGAGATACGCCAGGATCCGCGCTGTGCCGCTCTGCGCGACGAGCAGCCCAGCGATCAGTAATTTGTGTCTTTGTCTTTTGCCTTTTTGTCTTCCCTAGCCTCTAGCCCCTAATCCCTAGCCCCTCTGCTCTTTGGAGCTTCTGATATGTCCACTCAACCTGACCTGACCGATTACGTGTTAGGAAACCTTTCGCCCGACGAGCGGGCTGCGGTCGAGGCGCAACTAGCTATCGATCCCCAGGCCGCCGCCACGTTGCGCGACTTGATGTTGGTGGCCGACGCCCTATGCGCCGCCCACGACGAGCCGGAACTGCCGGCCCCATCGCCCGACGTGCGAGCCAGCATTGCCGCACAGTTTGACCTGACGCCTGTGGGTATCGCGTCCCCAAATGCCGGTGATCTGTCTCGCGTTGCTCGCGATACCGTGGCCACACGTCGCCAGCGGGCGCCTCACTTCTCGCTGTATGCCGCGATGGCGGCTTCGGTGTTGATCTGCGTCAGCAGCGCCATCTATGTGGCCTACACGACGTCGCAGCGGCCGAATGTCGTCGTGCAATACCTTCCGATGATGGGCACGATCTCGTCGCCAACCTCGATGCCGCCTTCGGTACTCACGCAGATACCCAACCGTTTCGACGAAACGACGCGGCGAATGGTTCTGACTCCCGGCGGTTCGAATGAGCAAGTGCTGTTCGGCGGCATGTTCCATCCGCACTCGCTGGTCGAGCCGACGGTCCAGGATCGCGAGTTGCTAGACAAGCTCGCTGACTCGGTCGTCCACGGCATGGCCGATCAACCGCGTTCGTCATCCAACGGGCACGTGAGCTTAAACAAACCGATCGTAGGACGAGACGCTGATGAGGATTATGATGGGCCAGATTTCAATAACATGATCCTTTCCGGTTCGACGACACCGGCTTCGAGCCAGCCGGCTCTACCTGGATTGGGAACTGCCATCACGAAGGTCGGAGCGGGGACGCTCGTATTGCCAGCGATTCCCACATCGGTTGTGTCAAATGAGCGCGGGTACTATGCCTATGCCGAAGGCTCGACGGCGCGAGGCGTGAACCTGCCTGTAACCACAACCGTTGGCGGCAGCGGCAGCCTGACCAACGAGCGACTGACGATTACCAACGGAGGCACGTTGCAGTTTGCGGGCGCAAGCACCAGCTCGCAACCGGTCGCGCAGTTCGGCGCTATCGCCCCCACAACTCTGGACCTGAATGGCGGCTCGGCAACCCTGCATTTTGGTGATGGTCGCAATACTTACGCTGGCGTCACCACGGCGACCTCCGGCGTACCTGCGCTGACGACTCCCACCACGGGCGGCCAACCAAACTCCGTGTCGGTTCAAAACGGCGGCCTCGTTCTGAACGGGAACGCCTCCGATTCTCGCGTCCAGACCACCTTCGCGGGGACAGTTTCCGGGCCTGCGATGACTGCGAATCACGCGAACATCGTTCCGTCGTCGAGCACGCCCACGGCACGAGCCTACGACGCACTGGGGCGTACCTCGGCACCTACCGCACCGACCAACAGCACGACGGATAATTACTCACGATATGCCGTCGACGGCACGCGGCAGACTACCACTCCTCGGCTGATCATTCAGGAAGACGAAAAAGCCGTCGTCGATAAGTTGGGCCTGCAAGACCTCGAGCTGAAGCAAGTCCGCCTCCTTGCCGAAAAGGCCAAGCAAGTTCTCCCGGCCGCTCCCATGCCACACGCCGCACCTGCGCCCGGCGCTGGTCCGGTCCCTGTGATTGCCCAGGTCGTGGCCAATCCGGTGCCGGCCGAGCAACTTCCCGCCGTGCAGTTTGCCGACAGCAGCCGCAAACGCGAAGAACCCGCCATCCGCCAAAAGGAAGAAGCCGAGCGCAGGTGGGGCTGGCGCGAACAAGAGCAACTCGGCAACACCGAAGCCTACGACCACATCGTCGAGAACCAGTATCAGCGCGTGAACGATCATCCGCTGTCGACGTTCTCGATTGACGTTGACACGGCCAGCTTTGCCCTCGTCCGCCGCTTCCTCGATCAGGGGCAACTGCCGCCGCGCGGCGCGGTGCGGATCGAAGAACTGGTCAACTACTTCCGCTATGACTATCCCCAGCCCGAGGCCGGCCGCCCGTTCTCGGTGAACACGGAAATCGCCGAATGCCCGTGGAACGCCAAGGCCCGGCTGCTGCGAATTGGCCTGCAGGGGCGCGAGATTCCGGCCTCGGAACGGCCGGCGTCGAATCTGGTCTTTCTGTTGGACGTGAGCGGCTCGATGCAGGACGCCAACAAGCTGCCGCTGGTCAAGCGGGCGATGAAGCTGCTGGTCACGCAATTGTCGGCGAAGGATCGCGTGGCGATGGTCGTCTATGCCGGCAACTCGGGCCTGGCCTTGCCGTCAACGCCGGGGGATCAGCACGACTCGATCCTGGGAACGATCGACCGCCTCGAAGCGGGCGGCAGCACCAACGGCGCCAGCGGCATTCAACAAGCCTACCAGGTGGCCCGGCAGAATTTCCTCCGCGAGGGGACCAACCGAGTCATCCTCTGCACCGATGGCGACTTCAACGTCGGCATCACCAACCAGGACGAGTTGATCCGGCTGATCGAGGACGAGGCCAAGAGTGGCGTGTTCCTTAGCGCGCTGGGCTTTGGCATGGGGAACTTCAAGGACGCCACGCTCGAAAAGCTGGCCGATAAAGGGAACGGCAACTACGCCTACATCGACAACGATCGCGAAGCGCGCAAGGTGCTCGTCGAGCAGATGGCCGGCACGTTGTACACCATTGCCAAGGACGTGAAGATTCAGATCGAGTTTAATCCGCGGCTCGTGGCGGCGTACCGGCTGGTCGGGTACGAGAACCGAATTTTGGCCAAGGAGGATTTCAACAACGACAAGAAGGACGCCGGCGACATCGGGGCCGGGCACTCGGTCACGGCGCTGTACGAGATTCTGACGGTGGGCGAGCCGGTGGCCGCGCCGGCGGTCGATCCGCTGAAGTATCAACGCTCGGTGAACACCACGCCGGCCGCCGAGCAGGCGGAGCTGCTGACCTTGAAGCTGCGATACAAACAGCCCGACGGCCAGACCAGCCAACTGATCGAGCAGCCGGTGGCCGACACGACCCAGCCCTACGCCAAGGCGTCCAGCGAGTTCAAGTTCGCCGCGGCCGTGGCGGGCTTTGGGCTGGTGCTACGCGACTCGGCGTTCCGCGGGGCGCTCAATTTGGCCGCCGTGGCCGAGTTGGCCCAAGAAGGCGTGGGCAAAGACGTGGGCGGACACCGAGCCGCGTTCGTCGAGCTGGTGAACCGCGCCCGAATGCTGAAGCCATAATTGGCGTCGCGCAACGCTCGACGCCAGGTTGCCATCAACACGATGCACCACAAGCCCAGGGGACTCAGCCCCTGGGTTTTTCTTGCGCTACGCCACCCCCTTGTCGCGCGAGGCCGGCCCACGATAGGCTTCGGCTCTTATTGATTACGAAGAGAGGAACGAGCCATGAGCGTTCATCTGGTTGATCGTCACCAGTATTCTGCTGGGCATCGCGGCGTTCGGCGGCACGTTCGTGGCCGCGTTCGGTGTGATGATGTTCGACGCCCCCGGCTCGGAAAACGCGCCGGGCACCATCGCCCTGTTCGCGTCGGTGTGCGCGTTTCCGATCGTCTGTGGCGCGACGCTGGTCGGCTCGTGGATTCTCTACTCGCAGCGGATGTACAAGCTGGCGTGCGCGATCACCGTTGCGCTACCACTGCTCAACGCCTTGGCCATCGTCGCGGCGATCATCTGGGTCGACACGGTGCAAGCCGGCAAATTCGCGCCGTAAAAAAGCAATTACTTCACCGCGGTAATCGTCAGCGAGTGCTTCACGGGGCCGAGCGCCGCGTGGACCTGCTCGTCCAACTCCTGCTGCCGCGCCACACCGCGAGCCATCAGCGTCTGCATCGCCGATTGGGCGGCCGCGTCGCTCTTCAGTTCGCCGACCATCG carries:
- a CDS encoding VWA domain-containing protein; protein product: MPHAAPAPGAGPVPVIAQVVANPVPAEQLPAVQFADSSRKREEPAIRQKEEAERRWGWREQEQLGNTEAYDHIVENQYQRVNDHPLSTFSIDVDTASFALVRRFLDQGQLPPRGAVRIEELVNYFRYDYPQPEAGRPFSVNTEIAECPWNAKARLLRIGLQGREIPASERPASNLVFLLDVSGSMQDANKLPLVKRAMKLLVTQLSAKDRVAMVVYAGNSGLALPSTPGDQHDSILGTIDRLEAGGSTNGASGIQQAYQVARQNFLREGTNRVILCTDGDFNVGITNQDELIRLIEDEAKSGVFLSALGFGMGNFKDATLEKLADKGNGNYAYIDNDREARKVLVEQMAGTLYTIAKDVKIQIEFNPRLVAAYRLVGYENRILAKEDFNNDKKDAGDIGAGHSVTALYEILTVGEPVAAPAVDPLKYQRSVNTTPAAEQAELLTLKLRYKQPDGQTSQLIEQPVADTTQPYAKASSEFKFAAAVAGFGLVLRDSAFRGALNLAAVAELAQEGVGKDVGGHRAAFVELVNRARMLKP
- a CDS encoding RNA polymerase sigma factor codes for the protein MAPTPTATAQDAHSSNGASPHRIARNGASLEDETSNADDASDNLPGEHSARSETTQPAIEPGSAEHRAWVLALLDQHEARLTRYAQRLTRDLNSARDVVQHAFVALCAEPPQKIRQPAAWLYTACYRRALDVLRQAERTILQAHFGTDEDADQPNVTSREPDPSALCEQRDTSELLRRIVDQLPDNQRQVILLWCEGFRYREISQITGHGESYVRVLAQRALNEIRQDPRCAALRDEQPSDQ
- a CDS encoding sulfatase-like hydrolase/transferase, with translation MATAQQRPSPPTARAATGAQWIVTLLAVAFTVGAYGSGYSRALLRYDRVGDFFQEWASARNFFTGQPIYTPQQETAERYLNYRAGSQRVFVNVNAHPPTSVLMTLPFGWLEYRRAFLLWNLLSLAAVVALGWLVSRDAWRGGRFQALWPVMALMGSPLFQHVSMGQLTIWVLVLLVGADRAARAGRHRQAGVWLGTAIALKWFPAFLLLYFLARRRWSTLWVAGGCFLLWNLAALLLFGSSTYRDFFGQSLPEVLSYCDWWGNQSLLAFWFKLFAGWSGQTAPLFYCPPLAWTGAVVSVGAVAGLVAWLAWRERDDPGGASFAAAVVAMTLLSPICWNHYLLLLMTPLVLLDGRVSARGPVRWCLNAALFAIWFNPEALWFVWVQGQASAAQVLLLLSWHFHALCAVFALTAVVAWRGQHETSTARAWSMRVADRCDRLLRRKLSWVNALVFGVRSRASLAGGEATLADSEARARWRPWQYLAPNAGALAVTILGVGVECWLLSRRADNVFQFGLAWTCQVALCIAWLWLGGVWFLWLASRGLVHVARGWPRLARWMSYTVGAVGGVTLLAVYLASWGMYLQTGSFASREAIEFIVANARESLLANYLLRSEVQSLVIAVAALVAIVVAGVALWPRFVAAHWTPGAGLSRRLALRRWCAWLALLVVPLTIGTFRPARTSHSQLVLRHESLINQLNPTLTLMFSGLRGVVAEPIEPVLDERELRPIREVATLAARPDRPSIIFVAVESLRHDVVGLVHQGREVTPHLNALARGGVQWTRAYSQSTHSDYADVCIVSSLYPLRTRRHHYYRADDPWPKTCIYDCLKPAGYATAIISSQNENWGKMYQFLNTPQLDLFYDAERSQQPTAFDGRDGGFAYEIVHGELRAGKLDDAHTADVAARWIGEQTGAGRPYFLSVNFQSSHFPYDVPASAVRPFAPAAIDFPASFAYYPPDKVDVVRNAYYNALHYTDAQLGRLVQSLRDQGQLDNTILVVMGENGEAFHENNSVTHAGLPMEPTLRVACVLHAPRLAKPRVDDYPVELIDLAPSVLGLAGWPAHPNFQGLDVFRPDRPATSARTLYFHVENPLAHADALLLAGRWKFIRNRATQQEMLFDVAVDPGEQSNLAGRPEYRELTQLLHDAWTRWRERQLAYYHYPAYYRRYYPPSPPVVDAYSVLSRLPQQRVAGEQTRGP